One window of the Paenibacillus beijingensis genome contains the following:
- a CDS encoding radical SAM protein — protein sequence MNLVYADEQGNVFDHPDWIGLGRSGDMVVELMEDELIPLPEGATLVGLPDTRPVGIDNETGEMRMLPGNYQAVGALLPQGFTRLCLPGYVKADRKAVLPLFGYTAVVWKDGGFHVAAHATDDPQRWNPENCDRKELGLSVERLLAKYPDNRLYKHLSNCALGYECLTASNTFLQRWEGAVPVSYSCNAGCFGCISEQPDDSGFPAPQTRMNFKPTVDEVVDIMLEHLKHSDSIISFGQGCEGEPSTQVKIIVEAMRRVREQTSLGYININTNAGLTDHIRAIVDAGLDLMRVSTISALDDHYDAYYKPRAYTLANVEKSLKYATDKGVYTSINYLIFPGVTDREEEIEAMIGFAKRTGLKLIQMRNLNIDPESYLQLIPKARGEIYGMKQMIEIFQQELPDVVIGSYTHVPPAPVALRNNP from the coding sequence ATGAATCTCGTTTATGCCGATGAACAGGGGAACGTATTCGACCACCCCGATTGGATCGGACTCGGACGCAGCGGCGATATGGTTGTGGAACTGATGGAGGACGAGCTCATTCCGCTGCCGGAAGGGGCTACCCTCGTCGGTTTGCCCGACACGCGCCCAGTCGGAATCGATAACGAAACCGGCGAAATGCGTATGCTGCCCGGCAATTACCAGGCGGTCGGCGCGCTGCTGCCGCAAGGCTTCACCCGTCTGTGCCTGCCGGGCTATGTGAAAGCGGACCGGAAAGCGGTGCTGCCGCTGTTCGGATATACCGCTGTCGTCTGGAAAGACGGCGGCTTCCATGTGGCCGCCCATGCGACGGACGATCCGCAGCGGTGGAATCCGGAGAACTGCGACCGCAAGGAGCTCGGTCTCAGCGTCGAGCGGCTGCTGGCCAAATATCCGGACAACCGGTTGTATAAGCACTTGTCCAACTGTGCGCTCGGATACGAATGCCTGACCGCATCCAACACCTTTTTGCAGCGCTGGGAAGGGGCCGTTCCGGTTTCCTACTCCTGCAACGCCGGCTGCTTCGGCTGCATTTCCGAACAGCCGGACGACAGCGGCTTCCCTGCGCCTCAGACCCGGATGAATTTCAAGCCGACCGTAGACGAAGTGGTTGATATTATGCTGGAGCACCTGAAGCATTCCGACTCGATCATCAGCTTCGGACAAGGGTGCGAAGGAGAGCCTTCGACACAGGTCAAAATTATCGTCGAAGCGATGCGGCGCGTCCGCGAGCAAACGTCGCTCGGGTATATTAACATCAACACGAACGCCGGTCTAACCGATCATATCCGCGCCATCGTCGATGCCGGTTTGGACCTGATGCGGGTGAGCACCATCAGCGCGCTGGACGACCATTACGACGCCTACTACAAGCCACGCGCGTATACGCTCGCCAATGTGGAAAAATCGCTGAAATATGCAACCGATAAAGGTGTCTACACGTCAATTAACTATTTGATTTTCCCGGGCGTCACCGACCGCGAGGAAGAGATTGAAGCGATGATCGGGTTTGCGAAGCGGACCGGGCTTAAACTTATCCAGATGCGCAACCTGAACATCGACCCGGAAAGTTATTTGCAGCTCATTCCAAAAGCCCGGGGCGAAATTTACGGCATGAAGCAAATGATTGAAATTTTCCAGCAGGAGCTGCCGGATGTTGTGATCGGATCGTATACGCATGTTCCTCCCGCACCGGTCGCCTTGCGAAACAACCCGTAA
- a CDS encoding response regulator transcription factor, with translation MTTLLVVEDDVSLNKGIALTLAKDGVTIKQAYDLAAAERLFAAGGIDLIVLDVNLPDGSGFDFCEKIRRHSRLPIIFLTANDLETDIVTGFELGGDDYITKPFSLMVLRARVMAVLRRSVSHVEDKIAIDGMTLDFGKMEFEKEGGKIALSKTEQKLLKALVMNKGTILTREQLINQIWTVDAEFVDENALTVTIKRLRAKIEDEPSSPTYIKTVYGLGYRWSERNGHE, from the coding sequence ATGACCACATTGCTCGTCGTCGAGGATGACGTCAGCCTGAACAAAGGGATCGCCCTTACCCTTGCCAAAGACGGTGTCACGATAAAACAAGCTTACGATCTCGCGGCAGCGGAGCGGTTGTTTGCTGCGGGCGGCATCGATCTGATCGTGCTCGACGTGAACCTCCCGGACGGAAGCGGTTTTGATTTCTGCGAGAAAATAAGGCGGCATTCCCGATTGCCAATCATCTTCTTGACGGCGAACGACCTCGAGACGGACATTGTGACGGGCTTTGAGCTCGGAGGGGACGACTATATAACGAAGCCGTTCAGCCTGATGGTGCTGCGGGCGAGAGTGATGGCGGTGCTTCGAAGAAGCGTCTCGCACGTTGAGGACAAGATCGCGATCGACGGCATGACGCTTGACTTCGGGAAGATGGAATTCGAGAAGGAAGGCGGCAAAATCGCGCTGAGCAAAACCGAGCAGAAGCTGTTAAAAGCGCTTGTCATGAATAAAGGAACGATATTGACGAGAGAGCAGCTGATAAACCAGATTTGGACCGTCGATGCCGAGTTTGTCGATGAGAACGCGCTGACCGTTACGATTAAACGGCTGCGCGCCAAGATCGAAGACGAGCCTTCCTCGCCTACCTACATCAAAACCGTCTACGGCCTGGGCTATAGGTGGTCGGAAAGGAACGGCCATGAATAA
- a CDS encoding sensor histidine kinase, producing the protein MNKSEEHRFGGTYFVFSFILFILVLGYTASVLYINAFDDTIIWISLLFAAFVFTVGAAWIWTLKTKIASIVKAVDDMVDRAIHGQATASDYVETNLSSLENKLIRYIDLSTTHERKLEAEKNKIKALISDISHQTKTPLSNIMLYSQLLRENPKLDEEAGQLADSVNAQSEKLNWLIQSLIKMSRLETGIISIHQTPKPVIRTISEAVSQIYDLSKQQGIGITIDCNRKIAAVHDLKWTSEALFNILENAVKYSGPGGKIHISAEAYEMFARVDISDTGIGIEEGELNLIFKRFYRCKRTAEYEGVGIGLFLAREIVALQGGYIKVSSKVGEGSVFSVYLPAASGQM; encoded by the coding sequence ATGAATAAGAGCGAAGAGCATCGCTTTGGCGGCACGTATTTCGTTTTCTCGTTCATCCTATTCATTCTCGTACTCGGCTATACGGCCTCCGTACTGTACATAAACGCCTTCGATGATACCATTATATGGATTTCCCTCCTGTTCGCGGCATTCGTATTCACCGTCGGAGCGGCATGGATTTGGACGCTGAAAACAAAAATCGCCTCTATTGTCAAAGCGGTTGACGATATGGTGGACCGGGCGATCCACGGTCAAGCGACGGCATCGGATTATGTGGAGACGAATCTGTCGTCACTGGAAAACAAGCTGATTCGCTACATCGACCTGTCGACAACCCATGAAAGAAAGCTCGAAGCTGAAAAAAACAAAATCAAAGCGCTCATATCCGACATCTCCCATCAAACGAAAACCCCCTTGTCCAACATCATGCTCTACAGCCAGCTGCTTCGGGAAAATCCCAAGCTCGACGAGGAAGCGGGGCAGTTAGCGGACAGCGTCAACGCACAGTCGGAGAAGCTGAACTGGCTCATCCAATCCCTGATAAAAATGTCGCGCCTGGAAACGGGCATCATATCGATTCATCAAACCCCAAAGCCCGTTATCCGTACGATTTCGGAAGCGGTATCGCAAATTTACGACCTTTCGAAGCAACAGGGAATCGGGATTACGATCGATTGCAACCGGAAAATCGCGGCCGTCCACGATCTGAAATGGACAAGTGAAGCGCTGTTCAACATTCTGGAGAACGCGGTTAAATACAGCGGACCAGGAGGCAAAATCCATATTTCGGCCGAAGCCTATGAAATGTTTGCCCGAGTGGACATTTCGGATACGGGCATCGGAATAGAAGAAGGCGAGCTGAACCTCATTTTCAAACGGTTCTACAGGTGCAAAAGGACGGCGGAATACGAAGGTGTGGGCATTGGATTGTTTCTGGCCAGAGAAATCGTTGCGCTTCAGGGAGGGTACATTAAAGTTTCGTCCAAGGTTGGAGAGGGGAGCGTGTTTTCGGTTTACTTGCCGGCGGCATCGGGGCAAATGTGA
- a CDS encoding ABC transporter ATP-binding protein — protein MPILQIEALKKYYGKGEHVVKALDGITLSVEKGEFVVIVGTSGSGKSTLLHMLGGLDRPTEGKVYLDGNDIFSMNDEKLTIFRRRSVGFVFQSFNLIPILNVYENIVLPIELDGARVDKGYVNKVIGALGLKEKVNNLPLNLSGGQQQRVAIARALATKPSIVLADEPTGNLDSKTSQEVLILMKQMSEQFNQTIVMITHNEEISQTADRVIRIEDGTIAGRSAAVGR, from the coding sequence ATGCCGATCTTGCAAATCGAAGCGTTGAAGAAATATTACGGGAAAGGGGAACATGTCGTCAAGGCACTCGACGGCATTACCCTGTCGGTCGAGAAAGGCGAATTTGTCGTCATTGTCGGCACGAGCGGAAGCGGGAAAAGCACCTTACTGCATATGCTCGGCGGCCTGGACCGGCCCACGGAGGGCAAGGTTTATTTGGACGGAAACGATATTTTCAGCATGAACGACGAGAAGCTGACGATTTTCAGACGGAGATCAGTCGGCTTCGTGTTTCAAAGCTTCAACTTGATCCCGATTCTTAACGTTTATGAAAATATCGTGCTGCCGATCGAGCTTGACGGCGCGAGAGTGGATAAAGGATATGTGAATAAAGTGATTGGAGCGCTCGGGCTGAAAGAGAAGGTGAACAACCTGCCGCTCAATCTTTCCGGCGGGCAGCAGCAGCGGGTGGCCATCGCGCGGGCACTGGCGACCAAGCCTTCCATCGTGTTGGCCGATGAGCCTACCGGCAATCTAGACAGCAAGACGAGCCAGGAAGTTCTTATTCTGATGAAGCAAATGAGCGAGCAGTTCAATCAGACGATCGTCATGATTACCCATAACGAGGAAATTTCGCAAACCGCCGACAGAGTGATCCGGATCGAGGACGGCACAATCGCAGGCCGCTCCGCAGCCGTCGGGAGGTAA
- a CDS encoding ABC transporter permease: MIRTNNGKTVSKLAIKSLKANRLRNVVIVSAVVLTTLLLTSVFTMALSINKSMERAKMKTAGSDFHGSFKYLTSEEAEKLIRHPSVKEYGKTVLVGNAIGDAFKSAPLEISQIDSSIAKHSFVNFVEGGLPDGENEIATSTWILDLLGVPHETGATFSLDIDIDGKAVSKEFVLSGFFEADQYVAMSGQAFVSEAFVWNYVSHIDPEQSKAHGTYVNTTRLDVMFNNSFGIEKKIRNVLSDTGLDAPYGVNWAYASVSLFENPMNVIPYVALILIIMLSGYLLIYNIFHISVVRDIKFYGLLKTIGTTPRQVRKIISIQANRLYVAALPIGLASGYGIGRWVASLMTAVSSEAEPAYSASPIIFIGAALFSYMTLRVAASRPGRTAAKISPVEAVRYSGVSGGGGRKVKRSVNGAKLSRMSLGNLLRQKKKLLLMLASLSLSITLFSMIFTVISSLDMNKYLNAFISGDFVVKAETDTRGRIDKSRSALTADVSRALGAIDGVEGVDNVYFKPDTFAVDDTIRAVLEPLAAAEDPNTPSFTSILKRGEIDLQLHGIDSGWYDVIQKSDIVAGTFDRKKFNSGDYALITEAILGGDDYISYYKPGDKIKPDGMEKSYEVMAVLKVEALYAAGTKHYNTAGYKVFFPAAEFRTAFKNPLILSATLHADPAKLDQVENAAKAITDSNNGLTMKSREDYKKELDGFIRIFQTVGYGLSFIVALIGVLNYMNTVITGVITRRNEFAVLESIGMTRKQMKKMLVYEGLYSVLFTTLIVGTAGLLLTYLVAKNIAENMAFTVFHMNVLPVAAVIPMLAIISYTVTVYAYRMLSKATIVERLREVE; this comes from the coding sequence ATGATCCGGACCAATAACGGGAAGACCGTATCAAAGCTTGCAATAAAAAGCCTGAAGGCGAATCGGTTGCGGAACGTCGTCATCGTAAGTGCGGTCGTGCTGACTACGCTTCTGCTCACCTCGGTGTTTACGATGGCGCTCAGCATTAACAAGTCGATGGAACGGGCCAAGATGAAGACCGCGGGCAGCGATTTTCACGGCAGCTTTAAGTACCTGACATCGGAAGAGGCGGAGAAGCTGATCCGACATCCTTCCGTTAAAGAGTACGGGAAGACTGTCTTGGTCGGCAACGCCATCGGCGATGCGTTCAAATCAGCCCCGCTCGAAATTAGCCAAATCGATTCGAGCATAGCCAAACACAGCTTCGTCAACTTTGTGGAGGGCGGGCTTCCTGACGGCGAGAACGAAATCGCGACGAGTACATGGATCCTCGATTTGTTGGGCGTTCCCCACGAAACAGGGGCGACATTCAGTCTGGATATCGACATCGACGGCAAGGCGGTATCGAAGGAATTCGTGCTGTCGGGTTTTTTTGAAGCGGATCAATATGTGGCGATGTCGGGTCAGGCTTTCGTATCGGAAGCGTTTGTGTGGAACTACGTCTCGCACATCGACCCCGAGCAATCGAAAGCTCACGGCACCTATGTCAATACGACAAGACTCGATGTCATGTTTAACAATTCTTTCGGCATCGAGAAGAAGATCCGGAACGTGCTGTCTGATACCGGATTGGATGCGCCTTACGGCGTAAACTGGGCCTACGCAAGCGTATCTCTGTTTGAAAATCCTATGAACGTCATCCCGTATGTGGCACTGATCTTGATCATTATGCTGAGCGGGTATCTGCTGATTTACAATATTTTTCACATCTCGGTCGTGAGAGACATCAAGTTCTACGGCTTGTTGAAGACGATCGGGACGACACCCAGGCAGGTTCGGAAAATCATCTCCATCCAGGCGAATCGCTTATACGTGGCGGCGCTGCCCATCGGGCTTGCTTCAGGCTACGGAATCGGGCGGTGGGTCGCGTCCTTGATGACGGCAGTCTCTTCGGAGGCGGAGCCCGCCTATTCGGCCAGTCCGATCATCTTCATCGGCGCAGCGTTGTTTTCGTATATGACGTTGCGGGTCGCTGCCAGCAGGCCCGGCAGAACCGCAGCGAAAATTTCGCCGGTAGAGGCAGTGAGGTATTCCGGGGTAAGCGGCGGCGGCGGAAGGAAAGTGAAGCGATCCGTAAACGGGGCGAAGCTGTCCAGAATGTCTCTCGGCAACCTGCTCCGGCAGAAGAAGAAGCTGCTGCTCATGCTGGCTTCACTGTCGCTCAGCATTACGCTGTTCAGCATGATCTTCACGGTCATTTCTTCGCTTGACATGAATAAATATTTGAACGCTTTTATTTCAGGCGATTTCGTCGTAAAAGCCGAAACTGACACACGGGGACGGATTGACAAGAGCCGCAGCGCGCTGACTGCGGACGTCAGCAGGGCGCTCGGCGCGATTGACGGCGTAGAGGGTGTGGACAACGTCTATTTCAAGCCGGACACGTTCGCCGTCGACGATACGATAAGAGCGGTGCTGGAACCTTTGGCGGCGGCCGAAGATCCTAATACCCCCTCATTTACATCCATTCTGAAGAGAGGAGAGATCGATCTTCAGCTTCACGGTATCGACAGCGGATGGTACGACGTCATTCAGAAAAGCGACATCGTGGCCGGAACGTTTGACCGGAAGAAGTTCAACTCGGGCGATTACGCCTTGATTACCGAAGCGATTTTGGGAGGGGACGATTATATCAGCTACTATAAACCTGGGGACAAAATAAAGCCGGACGGTATGGAGAAAAGCTATGAGGTCATGGCGGTGCTGAAGGTGGAAGCGCTCTATGCGGCGGGAACGAAACATTATAATACCGCCGGCTACAAGGTCTTCTTCCCGGCTGCCGAGTTCAGAACGGCGTTCAAGAATCCGCTGATTCTGTCGGCCACCCTTCATGCGGATCCCGCCAAGCTGGACCAGGTGGAAAATGCCGCAAAGGCGATAACCGACTCTAATAATGGCCTGACGATGAAATCCAGGGAAGATTACAAGAAGGAACTGGACGGTTTTATTCGCATCTTTCAAACGGTCGGCTACGGACTGAGCTTTATTGTCGCACTGATCGGCGTGCTCAATTATATGAACACGGTCATTACCGGCGTCATTACCCGGCGGAATGAATTTGCCGTCCTTGAAAGCATCGGCATGACCCGGAAGCAGATGAAGAAAATGCTCGTCTACGAGGGGCTTTACAGCGTATTGTTTACGACGTTAATCGTTGGGACGGCTGGCCTGCTTTTGACCTATCTGGTCGCCAAAAACATAGCGGAAAACATGGCGTTTACCGTTTTCCATATGAATGTGTTGCCAGTTGCGGCGGTTATTCCGATGCTCGCCATCATCTCTTACACGGTTACGGTCTATGCCTATCGAATGCTGTCCAAGGCAACGATCGTCGAGAGATTGAGGGAGGTCGAGTAA
- the rpmE gene encoding 50S ribosomal protein L31: protein MKEGIHPKYHITTATCACGNTFETGSIKPNLRVEICSVCHPFFTGKQKFLDAGGRVDKFKKKYGI from the coding sequence ATGAAAGAAGGTATTCATCCGAAGTACCACATCACTACCGCGACTTGCGCTTGCGGCAACACGTTCGAGACCGGTTCGATCAAACCGAACCTGCGCGTTGAGATCTGTTCCGTATGCCACCCGTTCTTCACGGGTAAGCAGAAGTTCCTGGACGCCGGTGGTCGTGTCGACAAGTTCAAAAAGAAATACGGCATCTAA
- the dnaX gene encoding DNA polymerase III subunit gamma/tau gives MAHIALYRAWRPQTFRDMVGQQHIKQTLQNAISERRISHAYLFNGPRGTGKTSAAKIFAKAVNCERGPAPEPCNECAACRGITAGAIMDVLEIDAASNRGIDEIREIRDNVRYAPSEVRYKVYIIDEVHMLTSEAFNALLKTLEEPPGHVIFILATTEPHKLPATIISRCQRFDFRQVSLEEQVQRLQDICREEDIKADDDALAYIARLSDGGMRDAISLLEQVAAFGGEGITLEGAVDATGGIAAEQFGQLAEAVRDRSAAAVLPLVEQLMQAGKSADKCIENLIYYFRDLLVLKLAPQGAGSTGRIVDAERFRAMADSFESGRLFRMIEELNRYQAELRHASQPQALFEVALLKLCTMPAETVAAHEPGAAQRAAADPSAAAAAGATGGGAASGEVVRLQQRIDSLERRLEQLLRSGQAPAADNGGAGASAAAAGGGSAIRSGSRGGFAQRSGGGVSRTVKLEPFLAAVGEPDTAQVRMKWSEVLARVKDARVTVHAWLVDGEPVSVSGGTVLVAFKNTIHRETTEKQANRELIEKVLNEAFGKPMQLATVMQKEWQAASEGAAAAPAETLELRHDDTAPARPEWVEEAIKLFGEDLVEMKQES, from the coding sequence GTGGCTCACATTGCGTTGTACCGCGCTTGGCGTCCGCAGACGTTCCGGGACATGGTGGGACAACAGCATATTAAACAAACGCTGCAAAATGCGATCAGCGAGCGGCGTATTTCGCATGCTTACCTGTTCAACGGTCCTAGGGGGACGGGAAAAACAAGCGCCGCCAAAATTTTTGCCAAAGCGGTTAACTGCGAGCGGGGACCGGCTCCGGAACCGTGCAACGAATGCGCGGCATGCCGCGGAATAACGGCAGGCGCGATTATGGATGTATTGGAAATCGATGCGGCTTCCAACCGGGGCATTGACGAAATCCGCGAAATCCGCGATAACGTCCGGTACGCGCCGTCGGAAGTACGCTATAAAGTGTATATTATCGACGAGGTGCACATGCTGACTTCAGAAGCGTTTAACGCCCTTCTGAAGACGCTGGAGGAACCGCCCGGGCACGTGATCTTTATTTTAGCCACGACCGAGCCGCATAAGCTGCCCGCCACGATCATCTCCCGCTGTCAGCGCTTTGACTTCCGTCAAGTGTCGCTGGAGGAACAGGTGCAGCGGCTGCAGGACATCTGCCGGGAGGAAGACATCAAAGCCGATGACGATGCGCTTGCTTACATCGCCAGATTGTCGGACGGCGGCATGCGCGACGCGATCAGCCTGCTGGAGCAGGTTGCGGCATTCGGCGGCGAAGGCATTACGCTGGAAGGCGCGGTTGACGCCACCGGCGGCATCGCGGCGGAACAGTTCGGCCAGCTTGCGGAAGCCGTGCGGGACCGCAGCGCCGCCGCCGTGCTGCCGCTTGTGGAGCAGTTGATGCAGGCCGGCAAGAGCGCGGACAAATGTATTGAAAATCTCATTTACTATTTCCGCGATCTGCTCGTGCTTAAGCTCGCCCCGCAGGGGGCGGGCAGCACCGGGCGGATCGTCGACGCCGAACGTTTCCGGGCGATGGCGGATTCGTTCGAATCGGGGCGGCTGTTCCGCATGATTGAGGAGCTTAACCGGTATCAAGCCGAGCTCCGGCATGCTTCGCAGCCGCAAGCGCTGTTTGAAGTGGCGCTGCTGAAGCTGTGCACGATGCCGGCGGAAACGGTCGCCGCGCACGAACCGGGGGCGGCGCAACGGGCGGCCGCGGATCCTTCCGCAGCTGCGGCTGCCGGAGCTACCGGAGGCGGAGCTGCTTCCGGCGAAGTCGTCCGGCTGCAGCAGCGCATCGACTCGCTGGAGCGGCGGCTCGAGCAGCTGCTCAGAAGCGGTCAGGCTCCCGCAGCCGACAACGGCGGAGCCGGCGCATCCGCTGCGGCGGCAGGAGGCGGCTCCGCCATCCGCAGCGGCTCGCGTGGCGGGTTCGCGCAGCGATCGGGAGGCGGCGTAAGCCGCACCGTCAAGCTGGAGCCGTTCCTTGCGGCTGTGGGCGAGCCGGATACGGCCCAGGTCCGCATGAAATGGAGCGAAGTGCTCGCCCGCGTCAAAGACGCCCGGGTAACGGTCCATGCCTGGCTCGTGGACGGGGAGCCGGTATCCGTATCGGGCGGTACGGTGCTGGTTGCGTTCAAAAATACGATTCACCGCGAAACGACCGAAAAGCAGGCGAACCGCGAATTGATCGAGAAGGTGCTTAACGAAGCGTTCGGCAAGCCGATGCAGCTGGCGACGGTCATGCAGAAGGAATGGCAGGCCGCCTCCGAGGGAGCGGCCGCAGCGCCTGCCGAGACGCTGGAGCTGCGGCATGACGATACTGCTCCGGCCCGCCCCGAATGGGTTGAGGAAGCGATCAAGCTGTTTGGCGAGGATTTGGTGGAAATGAAACAAGAATCTTAA
- a CDS encoding YbaB/EbfC family nucleoid-associated protein produces MNNMNQMMKQVKKMQEQMLKAQEELANKTVEGTAGGGVVTVVANGHKKLSQITIKPEAVDPDDVEMLQDLVLTAVNDALAKADELANKDMGKFTGGMKIPGLF; encoded by the coding sequence ATGAACAATATGAACCAAATGATGAAACAAGTGAAAAAGATGCAGGAGCAAATGCTTAAAGCACAGGAAGAGCTTGCGAACAAAACGGTTGAAGGAACGGCCGGCGGCGGTGTGGTGACGGTTGTCGCAAACGGACATAAGAAACTTTCCCAAATTACGATTAAACCGGAAGCGGTAGACCCTGACGATGTGGAAATGCTTCAGGACCTCGTACTTACGGCGGTTAACGATGCTCTGGCCAAAGCCGATGAGCTGGCTAATAAAGATATGGGCAAATTTACGGGCGGAATGAAAATACCGGGCTTGTTCTAG
- the recR gene encoding recombination mediator RecR, translating into MYYPEPIAKLIDSFTRLPGIGPKTAARLAFHVLKMKEDDVIDFAKALVSVKRNLHFCSVCCNITDTDPCRICQDKTRDRSVICVVQESKDLVAMERTKEFQGMYHVLQGAISPIEGIGPDQIRIAELLNRLGDEQVQELILATNPNIEGEATAMYLSRLIKPFGIRITRIAHGLPVGGDLEYADEVTLSKALEGRRELR; encoded by the coding sequence ATGTATTATCCCGAACCGATAGCCAAATTAATCGACTCCTTCACCCGTTTGCCCGGTATCGGCCCCAAGACGGCGGCCCGCCTTGCTTTTCATGTCTTAAAGATGAAAGAAGACGACGTCATCGATTTTGCCAAAGCGCTGGTGAGCGTGAAGCGAAACCTCCACTTTTGCTCGGTTTGCTGCAACATTACCGATACCGATCCTTGCCGCATCTGCCAGGACAAAACGCGCGACCGCTCCGTTATATGCGTCGTCCAGGAGTCGAAGGATCTTGTGGCGATGGAGCGGACAAAAGAATTTCAGGGCATGTATCATGTGCTGCAGGGCGCCATATCGCCCATCGAAGGGATCGGGCCGGATCAAATCCGCATCGCCGAGCTGCTGAACCGGCTTGGCGACGAACAGGTGCAGGAACTTATTTTGGCCACCAATCCGAATATTGAAGGGGAAGCGACGGCGATGTATTTGTCGAGACTGATCAAGCCGTTCGGCATTCGCATTACCCGTATCGCCCATGGTCTTCCCGTTGGCGGCGATTTGGAATATGCCGATGAAGTTACGCTTTCCAAAGCACTGGAAGGCCGCCGCGAGCTGAGATAG
- a CDS encoding YaaL family protein — translation MVGWQRFSGAARAEAKAVKNRSAAAMDEIERLRNEIAEAHRDWLHAQHHFENATGADQIDYAIYAVETAQKRYEMLIRQAKRMAQSWPAWKGGALG, via the coding sequence ATGGTCGGATGGCAGCGGTTCAGCGGGGCGGCAAGAGCAGAGGCGAAAGCGGTCAAGAATCGGTCCGCCGCAGCAATGGATGAAATCGAACGGTTAAGAAACGAAATTGCGGAAGCGCACAGGGATTGGCTGCACGCTCAGCATCACTTTGAGAACGCCACAGGTGCCGATCAGATCGATTACGCGATTTATGCAGTCGAGACGGCCCAGAAACGTTATGAGATGCTGATACGACAGGCTAAAAGAATGGCGCAATCATGGCCGGCCTGGAAAGGGGGGGCGCTGGGGTGA
- a CDS encoding pro-sigmaK processing inhibitor BofA family protein, with the protein MKWVWSAMLAVSSLLLIAIVVRQRISWAWFSRFALHLTAAAVVLYLLNSLSVIPGVQIPLNPTTIGTVVVLGIPGVALIAGLQAVLF; encoded by the coding sequence GTGAAGTGGGTATGGTCGGCGATGCTTGCAGTCTCCTCGCTGCTGCTGATTGCAATTGTTGTCCGGCAGCGGATCTCATGGGCCTGGTTCAGCCGCTTTGCGCTTCATTTGACGGCGGCAGCAGTTGTGCTTTACCTGCTTAACAGCTTGAGTGTGATTCCAGGCGTGCAAATTCCGCTAAATCCGACGACGATCGGCACGGTGGTTGTGCTCGGCATACCGGGTGTTGCGTTAATTGCCGGCTTGCAGGCGGTGTTGTTTTAA